DNA sequence from the Fusarium verticillioides 7600 chromosome 2, whole genome shotgun sequence genome:
TACTCTGCAGGCATGCAGTGTGAGGATTGCAAGTACACTTGTCATACCAAGTGTTATTCTAGTGTGGTTACGAAGTGTATCAGCAAGAGTAACGCTGAGACCGATcccgacgaggagaagatcaaccaTCGTATTCCGCACAGGTTCAATCCTTATTCCAACATGACAGCAAACTGGTGCTGCCACTGTGGTTACATTCTGCCTtttggcaagaagaactgCAGAAAGTGCTCAGGTGTGTTTTCTTTGACTCTGTTTGCTGCATTGTGAAACTAATCCTTTATCTGTAGAATGCAATCTTACTGCACACGCCCAGTGTGTTCACCTTGTTCCTGACTTCTGTGGCATGTCAATGGCTGTTGCCAATCAGATATTGGACGGAATAAGATcacagaagcagagacagGCAAAGGTCTCTTCACTAACAGAAAAGACTCTCCGGCCAGGAAAATCGAGCCCTACCAGCACTCACTCCCCGGCCCCGTCCTACTCCAGCTCGTCCGCACCTCCTTATCAGCCAGGACCTGCCTCACCTGAGGCAACTGAGGCTGCTAAAGTTATGTACTCGAACCAGACAACACCACGACCTGGGCATCCCGACCGAACCTCGTCTAGCTCAACGGCTGCAGCGGCAGCCTCTGCGGCTATGTCCGGAGGGCCTGGAGGGGCCCAGAGACAACAGTCTGATTATGGACGTTACAGTGGAGGGTAtgaccagcaacaagaggaTCCATACGCTCAAGGGGGCCAATACGGCGCAGGTCAGCAGCGTAAGTACAACCCGGCTGACTATGCCAACGTCAACCCTAGCTACGGAGGACAACCGCCAGCTCAGGCTCAGCGGCCAGTGCAACAGCAGCCAACTGCACAACAGCCTCCTCCCCAGCAACCGCTGCCTCCTGTcccacaacaccagcctcagcagcagcaagcgGGTTAccaacaaccaccaccactaGCACACCAGCCCCAGTCACCGGAAGCGATGTCTCCTAAGCAGCAGTCTGCATCTGGTGGAAACAAGGCACCACTGCCTAAGGCCACAGACCCAGGTACAGGCCAACGGATCGGGCTGGATCATTTCAACTTCTTGGCTGTGCTGGGTAAGGGTAACTTCGGTAAGGTCATGCTTGCTGAAACAAAGCGATCTCGCAAGCTCTATGCTATCAAGGTGCTTAAGAAAGAGTTCATCATAGAGAATGACGAAGTAGAGAGCATCCGCTCTGAGAAGCGTGTGTTCCTTGTTGCCAACCGAGGTAGGCACCCATTCCTCACCAACCTGCACGCATGCTTCCAGACCGAGACCCGTGTGTACTTCGTCATGGAGTATGTTAGCGGTGGTGATCTGATGTTGCACATTCAGCGAGGCCAATTCGGCACCAAGCGTGCCCAATTCTACGCTGCAGAGGTTTGCTTGGCACTCAAGTACTTCCATGAGAACGGTGTCATCTATCGTgatctgaagcttgacaacattcTGCTGTCACTTGATGGCCATGTCAAGATTGGTGATTATGGTCTGTGCAAGGAAGATATGTGGTATGGTTCGACAACAAGTACCTTCTGTGGTACTCCCGAGTTTATGGCTCCCGAGGTATGTCTATAGTATCCAATCcctcctttttctttgtgCTGACCTTTTTCAgattcttctcgacaagaagtACGGCCGTGCTGTTGATTGGTGGGCATTTGGTGTCCTGATCTACCAGATGCTTCTCCAACAATCGCCTTTCCgtggagaagatgaggatgaaattTACGATGCCATTCTCGCGGATGAACCACTTTATCCCATTCACATGCCCCGAGACTCAGTCTCTATTCTCCAGAAGCTGCTCACTCGTGAGCCTGACCAGCGACTCGGAAGCGGCCCAACTGATGCCCAGGAGGTGATGAGCCAGCCATTCTTCCGCAACATCAACTGGGACGATATCTACCACAAGAGAGTGCAGCCTCCTTTCATGCCTCAAATTAAGAGTGCTACTGATACTAGTAACTTCGACTCGGAGTTCACCAGTGTTACTCCCGTGTTGACCCCAGTCCAGTCTGGTAAGTTCCGCAACTTCcgagttcttgatcttccacTAACAGTCACAAGTTCTCTCACAAGCCATGCAAGAAGAATTCCGAGGCTTCTCCTACACAGCTGATTTTGATTAAGCGACTGGACTAACAAGATTGACGATTTTGCAATATTTtatcgagatgatggagccGCGGTGAGGTTATTGTCTTGTCTATCGAATACCCAGGGGCGATAGTGAAATAGGTGGCCGGACACCGCGGGCAGGTGATGTCGGTACAGTGAACCCAGGATGGGCGTCTTATCCAGGCGCCCTCTTCCCACGTTCGCTGGGTCGCTTATAGCGGTAGGCTTTCAGGATATTGGTGGTTGGGCGAGTAAAACATACGAGGGCATGATTAGTACCGTGCCATATTGAGACAGTGAAGCAAGCGATCTTAGCGGTAGATGAATATCGTATACAGCAGCATTGGAATGCATGTTAGTTAATagaagccagagaagagATGATAAAAAATTAGTTGCAGGCAGGCTATGGTTTTTCTTATATGTTACCCTGCACAGCGGTGATTGGTGGTGTGCTCTTTGGCCAGCTCCAAAGATACCTACTGCTTCATTATTCGTTTTCACCTTGTCACAGTTGCGTTTGTAGGTGCGCGAGGGCATTGGCATGTTTTAGATATTTTTTTGACTTATGTTTTGTTTATCCCATTTGTAACTCCGCCTCTTTCTAGATTTTCTCTATCGTTCTACGAGGTGTACTCCTTCTGTAGGAGCTTGGCAATAGTGTTGAGTCTATAGCATGTTAGTATTCGCTTCGAGATGTACTTATTAGACTGGAACTTACTGGATGTTGCTGGTACCCTCATAAATGGCACCGATCTTGCTGTCACGGAAATACTTCTCAGCGAGGCCTTCACGGACAAAGCCCATGCCACCCATCCACTCAATGGCGGAACCACTGACACGGCCAGCGACCTGAGAAGCGTagagcttggccatggctgcaTCCCTGACAAAGTCCTCaccagcctccttcttgcgAGCAGCAGTGTAGACGAGAGCGCGAGCGGCAGTGATCTCGGTGTAAGCTTGGGCGAGCTG
Encoded proteins:
- a CDS encoding AGC/PKC protein kinase, whose translation is MNDDDAIHSIHKKIEREKALINAANSMRAQTNNEAVRSRLDSQMRDGRRNLQFFEEKLRDIQMRRVNSGVGDMSLGGSSDDAGGPPAPPPKDSREDRGSDLMPPRHPYAPGPPGATALPKPRQNFTKLDLIKYDTPHLGPRIQLMLSQIQFKLNVEEQYLKGIEKMVQLYGMEGDRKSKADAAARKVESKQKIILLKQALKRYEELHIDADVADAQDDDSINAPNLRKPLSGQLSIRMLAIKDVDHLATGRFTRGPETFIAVKVEDTVMARTKATRNDRWEAEYHTIEVDKANEIELTVYDKPAEHAMPIAMLWVRISDIVEEMRRKRIEAEMNSSGWVSADRMGSTGGGAPSQFPMSPSSGSFGPGSPAGGAQGTETGPFGTAGPQPQVQTGPIEEWFNLEPTGQIQLQLAFNKTNANSRPVDLGLGRKGAVRQRKEEVHEMYGHKFVQHQFYNIMRCALCGDFLKYSAGMQCEDCKYTCHTKCYSSVVTKCISKSNAETDPDEEKINHRIPHRFNPYSNMTANWCCHCGYILPFGKKNCRKCSECNLTAHAQCVHLVPDFCGMSMAVANQILDGIRSQKQRQAKVSSLTEKTLRPGKSSPTSTHSPAPSYSSSSAPPYQPGPASPEATEAAKVMYSNQTTPRPGHPDRTSSSSTAAAAASAAMSGGPGGAQRQQSDYGRYSGGYDQQQEDPYAQGGQYGAGQQRKYNPADYANVNPSYGGQPPAQAQRPVQQQPTAQQPPPQQPLPPVPQHQPQQQQAGYQQPPPLAHQPQSPEAMSPKQQSASGGNKAPLPKATDPGTGQRIGLDHFNFLAVLGKGNFGKVMLAETKRSRKLYAIKVLKKEFIIENDEVESIRSEKRVFLVANRGRHPFLTNLHACFQTETRVYFVMEYVSGGDLMLHIQRGQFGTKRAQFYAAEVCLALKYFHENGVIYRDLKLDNILLSLDGHVKIGDYGLCKEDMWYGSTTSTFCGTPEFMAPEILLDKKYGRAVDWWAFGVLIYQMLLQQSPFRGEDEDEIYDAILADEPLYPIHMPRDSVSILQKLLTREPDQRLGSGPTDAQEVMSQPFFRNINWDDIYHKRVQPPFMPQIKSATDTSNFDSEFTSVTPVLTPVQSVLSQAMQEEFRGFSYTADFD